From the genome of Hymenobacter cellulosilyticus, one region includes:
- a CDS encoding bifunctional 4-hydroxy-2-oxoglutarate aldolase/2-dehydro-3-deoxy-phosphogluconate aldolase, whose protein sequence is MSRYSSAEVLERVLQAPLVPVFFHADAAYAQRVVQACYEGGVRVFEFTNRGTNALEVFTELQRYVQEHLPEMVLGIGTIYTAAQAEEFISAGAAFVVQPIMTAEVGEACRLQDVAWVPGAMTLTEVYNAQRLGAGLVKIFPGNVLGPDFIKSLRGPMPTVKLMVTGGVEPTEASLTEWFGAGVNVVGIGSQLFKGADDVAVIAPRIAPLMQFLTSRAS, encoded by the coding sequence ATGTCCCGATACTCTTCCGCCGAAGTTCTGGAGCGCGTGCTGCAAGCGCCTTTGGTGCCGGTCTTCTTCCACGCCGATGCCGCCTACGCCCAGCGCGTGGTGCAGGCCTGCTACGAAGGCGGCGTCCGCGTCTTTGAATTCACGAACCGCGGCACCAACGCCCTGGAAGTTTTCACCGAGTTGCAGCGCTACGTGCAGGAGCACCTGCCCGAAATGGTCCTGGGCATCGGCACCATCTACACCGCCGCCCAGGCCGAGGAGTTCATCAGCGCCGGCGCTGCCTTCGTGGTGCAGCCCATCATGACGGCTGAAGTGGGCGAGGCCTGCCGCCTTCAGGACGTGGCCTGGGTGCCCGGAGCCATGACGCTCACCGAGGTCTACAACGCCCAGCGACTGGGTGCGGGCTTAGTGAAAATCTTCCCCGGCAACGTACTCGGGCCCGACTTTATCAAGAGCCTGCGCGGGCCTATGCCCACGGTGAAGCTCATGGTAACCGGTGGGGTAGAGCCCACCGAGGCCAGCCTCACCGAGTGGTTTGGGGCCGGTGTGAATGTGGTTGGGATTGGCTCCCAGCTCTTTAAAGGTGCCGATGACGTGGCCGTCATCGCGCCGCGTATTGCGCCGCTCATGCAATTTCTCACCTCTCGCGCTTCGTGA
- a CDS encoding aldehyde dehydrogenase family protein: MPKFISPAVEFGSLLNQVKQLTPEIFTSDGKFQNLMEGQWQQPGSPREFTSPIDGTQLAAMPMLNREQALKAVQFAKQEAAAWAATDLDERRNKVQECLNQLRPHVELVGKLLMWEIGKTYKLGFTDIDRAIEGVQWYVDNIEEMLGNRTPLGLVSNIASWNYPHSVLLHAVLVQALCGNSVIAKTPTDGGFISLSFAFAIARRCGLPVTLVSGPGGELSDVLVKNEAVDCLSFVGGRYNGRNIADALSQEHKRYMLEMEGVNTYGIWDYSDWNSLADQLKKGYDYGKQRCTAYVRFVVQRSLFPQFLETYWEAVKSLKVGNPTLVDNPGDKLPELAFGPVINKNQAEDLDRLYENALKTGATPIFEGKLDESLFLPGQDMSAYRAPRALVNLPRQSELYFKEPFGPIDSIVLVDRVEELVGEMNISNGALVGALASDDEKWAQRTAKEVRAFKMGVNKLRSRGDREEVFGGLGESWKGAFVGGKLLVEAVTEGVPAQPVLGNYPEATLLPEKI, translated from the coding sequence ATGCCCAAATTCATTTCACCCGCGGTAGAGTTCGGCTCTTTGCTGAACCAGGTTAAGCAGCTCACGCCCGAGATTTTTACTTCGGACGGCAAGTTTCAGAACCTGATGGAAGGTCAGTGGCAGCAGCCCGGCTCGCCCCGCGAGTTTACTTCGCCCATCGACGGCACCCAGCTGGCCGCAATGCCCATGCTCAACCGGGAGCAGGCCCTCAAGGCCGTGCAGTTTGCCAAGCAGGAAGCTGCTGCCTGGGCCGCCACCGACCTGGATGAGCGCCGCAACAAAGTGCAGGAATGCCTCAACCAACTGCGCCCCCACGTAGAGCTGGTAGGCAAGCTGCTGATGTGGGAAATCGGCAAAACCTACAAGCTGGGCTTTACCGACATTGACCGCGCCATCGAGGGCGTGCAGTGGTACGTCGACAACATCGAGGAAATGCTGGGCAACCGCACGCCGCTGGGCTTGGTGTCGAACATTGCCTCCTGGAACTATCCGCACTCGGTCCTCTTGCACGCGGTGCTGGTGCAGGCCTTGTGCGGCAACTCGGTTATTGCCAAAACGCCTACCGACGGCGGCTTTATTTCCCTGAGCTTTGCCTTCGCCATTGCCCGCCGCTGCGGCCTGCCCGTAACGCTGGTCAGCGGCCCCGGCGGAGAGCTCAGCGACGTGCTGGTGAAAAACGAAGCCGTGGATTGCCTCAGCTTCGTGGGTGGCCGCTACAATGGCCGCAACATCGCCGACGCCCTAAGCCAGGAGCACAAGCGCTACATGCTGGAAATGGAGGGCGTAAACACCTACGGCATCTGGGATTACTCGGACTGGAACTCGTTGGCCGACCAGCTCAAGAAGGGCTACGACTACGGCAAGCAGCGCTGCACGGCCTACGTGCGCTTCGTGGTGCAGCGCAGCCTGTTTCCGCAGTTTCTGGAAACCTATTGGGAAGCAGTAAAAAGCCTGAAAGTAGGCAACCCCACTCTCGTCGACAACCCCGGCGACAAGCTGCCCGAGCTGGCCTTTGGTCCGGTTATCAATAAAAACCAGGCGGAAGACCTCGACCGGCTCTACGAAAATGCCCTCAAGACCGGCGCTACGCCCATTTTTGAAGGCAAGCTGGATGAGAGTCTGTTTTTGCCTGGCCAGGACATGAGTGCCTACCGCGCCCCGCGGGCCCTGGTTAACCTGCCCCGGCAGAGCGAGCTGTACTTCAAGGAGCCCTTCGGCCCGATTGACTCCATCGTGCTCGTCGACCGGGTTGAAGAGCTGGTGGGCGAGATGAACATCAGCAACGGGGCCCTGGTTGGGGCTCTGGCCTCGGATGACGAGAAGTGGGCTCAGCGTACGGCCAAGGAAGTGCGGGCCTTCAAGATGGGCGTCAACAAGCTCCGCTCCCGCGGCGACCGGGAAGAAGTTTTCGGTGGCCTGGGCGAATCCTGGAAAGGCGCGTTTGTGGGTGGTAAGCTGCTGGTAGAAGCCGTAACGGAAGGCGTTCCTGCCCAGCCCGTGCTCGGCAACTACCCCGAAGCCACGCTGTTGCCCGAAAAGATTTAA
- a CDS encoding MFS transporter — protein MPNPPSLDNTIGKYRWTICSLVFFATTVNYLDRAVISLLKPYLETEFKWSDADYADIEIAFKLAYSLGMLGVGRIIDKLGTKMGYALSTFLWSLAAIGHAFVTSTLGFSVARAFLGVTEAGNFPAAIKTTAEWFPQKERALATGIFNSGSNVGAIIAPLTVPLIAETIGWQWAFIITGALGFVWLILWFYFYEVPARHAKLTKAEFEYIHSDVDDLAAASIETLPKVSWFKLLTFRQTWAFVLGKFLTDPIWWFYLFWLPDFLNKQYGLKGTAVAVPVAMVYVLSSIGSVGGGWIPLNFIRKGWEPFRARKTSMLLIALCVFPIVFAQYLGQINMWLAVIVIGIAAAAHQAWSANIFTTVSDMFPKRAVASVTGIGGMAGGLGGILLSALVQKRMFVYYESIGEKETAYFIMFLICGGAYLFAWVLMHFLVPRMKPIDLDSQPAA, from the coding sequence GTGCCCAACCCGCCCTCGTTGGATAATACCATCGGTAAGTACCGCTGGACCATCTGCTCCCTGGTGTTTTTTGCCACCACGGTCAATTACCTCGACCGGGCGGTAATCTCGCTGCTGAAGCCCTACCTCGAAACCGAGTTTAAGTGGAGCGACGCCGATTACGCCGACATTGAAATTGCCTTCAAGCTGGCCTATTCGCTCGGCATGCTGGGCGTGGGGCGCATCATCGACAAGCTCGGCACCAAGATGGGCTACGCCTTGTCGACGTTTCTGTGGAGCCTGGCCGCCATCGGGCACGCCTTCGTGACCAGCACGCTGGGCTTTTCGGTAGCCCGGGCATTTTTGGGCGTGACGGAGGCCGGCAACTTTCCGGCCGCCATCAAAACCACGGCCGAGTGGTTTCCGCAGAAGGAGCGGGCATTGGCGACGGGTATTTTCAACTCCGGCTCTAACGTGGGCGCCATCATTGCCCCGCTAACCGTACCGCTTATTGCCGAAACCATCGGCTGGCAGTGGGCCTTCATCATCACCGGGGCCCTGGGCTTCGTGTGGCTGATACTGTGGTTTTACTTCTACGAAGTGCCTGCCCGCCACGCCAAGCTGACCAAAGCCGAATTTGAGTACATCCACTCGGATGTGGATGACTTGGCCGCCGCTTCTATCGAGACTCTGCCTAAAGTGTCGTGGTTTAAGCTGCTCACTTTCCGCCAAACCTGGGCCTTCGTGCTCGGCAAGTTCCTGACCGACCCGATCTGGTGGTTTTACCTGTTCTGGTTGCCCGACTTCCTCAACAAGCAATACGGCCTGAAAGGCACCGCTGTGGCTGTTCCGGTAGCTATGGTGTACGTACTATCGAGCATTGGCAGCGTGGGCGGCGGCTGGATTCCGCTGAACTTTATCCGCAAAGGCTGGGAGCCATTCCGAGCCCGCAAAACCTCTATGCTGCTCATTGCCCTGTGCGTGTTCCCCATCGTATTTGCCCAGTATCTGGGGCAGATCAATATGTGGCTGGCCGTCATTGTAATCGGTATTGCGGCGGCGGCTCACCAGGCCTGGAGCGCCAACATCTTCACTACGGTGTCGGACATGTTCCCCAAGCGGGCTGTGGCCTCGGTGACGGGTATCGGCGGCATGGCCGGCGGCTTGGGCGGTATTCTGCTCTCGGCCCTGGTGCAGAAGCGCATGTTTGTGTACTACGAAAGCATCGGCGAGAAGGAAACGGCCTACTTCATCATGTTCCTGATCTGCGGGGGCGCTTACCTGTTTGCCTGGGTGCTTATGCACTTCCTGGTGCCCCGCATGAAGCCGATTGATCTTGATTCCCAACCCGCTGCTTAA
- a CDS encoding nuclear transport factor 2 family protein has product MKRLLTFALLLVLGVAAFAQSGANKKDMAAVKEVEALERQRFEAQVKKDYAFLEKVFADDLVYTHSNGKQNGKTDYIQSIRDGKSVYDKIDVEALNVRAYNDGKAAVVNGTITIYQPNKPDGTPNVAHLKYVVVQVKDAKKGWQVVLWQSQKQPEAKS; this is encoded by the coding sequence ATGAAACGACTCCTCACCTTTGCCCTGCTGCTCGTGCTCGGCGTGGCGGCATTCGCCCAATCGGGTGCTAATAAAAAAGATATGGCCGCTGTGAAAGAAGTGGAAGCCCTGGAACGGCAGCGCTTCGAGGCTCAGGTCAAGAAAGACTACGCCTTCCTGGAAAAAGTCTTTGCCGACGACCTGGTTTATACCCATTCCAACGGCAAGCAAAACGGCAAAACGGACTACATCCAGTCGATTCGGGACGGTAAGAGCGTCTACGACAAGATTGACGTGGAAGCCCTGAACGTGCGGGCCTACAACGACGGCAAAGCAGCCGTGGTCAACGGGACTATCACCATTTACCAGCCCAACAAGCCCGACGGTACGCCCAACGTGGCCCACCTCAAGTACGTGGTGGTACAGGTGAAAGACGCCAAAAAAGGCTGGCAGGTAGTGCTCTGGCAAAGCCAGAAGCAGCCCGAAGCCAAAAGCTAA